The DNA window GATGGGTGTCTGGAAAACGCCCCGGACACAGCAGAGTTCAGCAGAGAGTTCCAGAAACATCAGCACCTGTTCGACCCCGAGCATGACTACCCTGCTCTGGCTAAGTGGGTGAGTGACTGGGGTTGGTGCTATGGTTTCTCTGGTTATGGATGTTGCCTACACCATCCCCAAatcaaaactgaccttagatcagagTCCGGGGAAATGTCAGCCCACTCCACTAGGCTCAGGAGTGGATACAgtaaactgaccttagatcagagTCAGGGGAAATGTCAGCCCACTCCACTAGGCTCAGAAGTGGATACAgtaaactgaccttagatcagacTCTAATCTATTGAACTAGTCCAATAGAATAGTCTATTAGGAAAAATATATTGTTTTGATTTCTACTAACTTACACTACACCCCATCTGTGGACACCAGACAAGTCAACCAGAGAAAATATATTTGTTCCCTTAGAAAAGGCTTAATCCATTTGTTTACAATGATTCGAGAAAAAAGGCCTTTtctgtaaaaacaaaacaaaaatatatacctATGTGTGCCCCTACTCACTTTTTGGATATTTCCTTTCAGAACAAGGAGCTGTTGTACCAGAAACTGAAGGGAGGAGCCAAAAGAAGAAAAAGGGTGGGTCTATGATTGGTTTGTTTCttctctgtttgttttttttcctCAGAGAAAAATGTTTTGCTTTTGTAGAAATGGTCTCTGTGAATCCACATCACCACCATTGATTTGTTTTACCCCGAAGGAGATAACCCAACTTTAAACTTACATTTCTGGATGAAGTCCATGTTTCTTTATCTTCAGCACAAAGACAACTAAATATTTCCTCTCAAAACAGGAAAGTACCCATCTTAccttctttttaaaaatgtattccaGAGTGTCAATAACCCCTACCTGATGGGTCAGAGGCTGAACAATGTGGTGGCCAAGAAGTCTGTTCCCCACTACCCAGAAGAGGACGAAGACTATCGCACCACCACTGCAACAAAAACCACCACCTAAACACACTGTAGTTCTAACATTACTGGCCACCATGTTCACTTCACATTATCTCAAGtagatttaagcaataaggcccgatggggtgtgatatatggccaatataccacggctaagggctgttctttcgCACGACACAACGTGGAGTGCCTAgctacagcccttagctgtgatatattggccatataccacaaaccccccgacgtgccttattgctattataaactggttaccaacgtaattggagcagtaaaaatacccgtgttatacggtctgatataccacggcgtcagccaatcagcattcagggctcgaaccaccttGTTTATAATAAAACGTCACATCAGACAGGTTCTCTAAATGTGTTCCTTTTTCACCATGACACATCTTTGTTGACCTACGTAGCCTCCTAACAATGTTAGGTATGGTAACACAGAGGTATATTCATATGCACCActtgtgtaaaaaaaataagATATTACCATCGGTTATCTTTTTTTCAATCTATCAAAATGACTGTTGCTCAGGGTGGAAAATGTAACAAGCTTATGAGTTATTTTGTGCCTGTGGTCCACTGTGGCATGCAATTCAGTAATATTAGAACAGCCTATGAAGCTGAATGTTGTCTCAATTATATATTTGATCAAACCAAAAATATGCTGTTTGTGATACAAAATATTTAATCAAGTTGTTGTGAtttagctttttaaaatgtattttggctGAAGCCATTATCTAACTCTCTTGCTGTTTTTTGGAACATTTGCTGTTAATtcttaataatataaaataaatgatttACTCTGCAAGTTTCCCAGGTTTGAGTCCGTTTTGAATAGTGTCtatcagagaggatgacaggcGTGGGAGGGGGCGGGTACATCCTCTCACTGTACTTACATCTAAGACAGTACAGCTGGAAAGCAGTTTGTTTTGCCTCTTCCAAGAAGACATCATACAGAAATACTTCTACTTAACCAATATCTTACTTCCGCAGGGGATCCAGCAGTTTATTCCAAACACTTAAATCTTGACCAGGAGTGCTTCTGTTGTGTGGAGATTGTGTAGGACACAGGTGAGTAAATCTAGCTATTTATCATTCTTGCACTACCAAATACTCGCTATGATGAAATTATCCAATGCATCTGGTAACTGTACATTGTATAACCATGTGGAAATTAAGTATTTGGTTTGCGTAAACCTTGCATAAAAGTGATGCGTAATTTGTTCTTTATTGATTTCCACGACGGCTTTAAATATAATCCTTATATATTTTAACATTCTACATCTAAGGATGAAGAAGACCTCAACAGTATTTGCCTCGGCCATGGTGTTGGGACTACTCTTCTGTCCGCTGAGGAGCGCAGCCGTAGGTGGCTACCAGGGCGCCTCTCCGCACCCATACAAATACAACTCCAGCCCCAACGAGTCGGAACGCTTACCGCAGCAGCCACCACAGAACGGATTTGTCTCCCGCCAAATGGGGCCAGTAACGGCCGCTGACGAGGTTCTAGAATCCAGCCAAGAAGCCCTACACGTCACGGAGCGCCGGTACCTCAAACTGGACTGGTGCAAGACTCAGCCTCTGAAACAGGCGATCCACGAGGAAGGATGCCTCAGCCGCACTATAATCAATCGTTTCTGTTACGGGCAGTGTAACTCATTTTACATTCCCCGACACATCTACCAAGATGATGGGGCTTTCCAATCGTGTTCCACCTGTAAACCAAAAACATTCACTACCGTCACCTATACCCTCAACTGTCCAGGCCAGTCACCCAGCACCCAGAAGAAACGCGTCCAGCGCGTAAAGACTTGTCACTGCGCTTCCATAGACCTGGATTAGTTAAAGCCAGAAGGAATGGACCCATTTCGTATAGTCTGTGTTGATTTGCTTTCTACTGGAATAACTAAAAGGAATAGAGCGAGCGACCGAACAAAGCGTTAAATCAAACGTGCTTCCATTGCAAAAACCGAATATGCACGAGGGAGAAAATATCCAATCTTAATCCTGAAAGAAGATCAAAAGAAAACGGAAACAAGGGATGGAACTCTTCACAACCATGCAAAGAACCACTAAACGAGCAGCAATGCCAAGTCCAACAGACCCCCACCCCAGTGTAATGTATGGGACTATAACGGCTGATTTGGCATTATTGACTGGTTTAAGCACATTGTAAATGGCTTATAGCTTCGTGCTTAATACTTTTTGAATATTTCTGGCTTGCACAAATAACAGTATGTCTGTGTGGAGACCAGAATGTTTGCGCATGTATGGCATTTAAATATGGAGAAAACGCCACACAATGTGTTCAATTTGACATGTACTTGTTAACTGTTATGAGCCAAAGTGGAGAGAATAAGCATTGTTTCctttttcttaaaaaaaaaaaaaaatctttattgaAATTTTTCACATTTTACAATTAGAAATAGTTCACATAAATACAAGTTTTAAACTTAGACATCAATACATTGGAGGTCATCATCACATGACATGATTTACAGATTTAATAGTTCAACTGATTTCTTTTTAGTTCTGTgttgatttgtaaaaaaaaaattgtttgttTGAACAAAAAGTTGTTTTGAGGTCAAAATGCATCATTTCTTCCAAATGTCACTAAGTATCATTCTCAGTGGACACACTCACTTCAGGATCTCTTGAGGAGTTTGTTGTCAATGAATGTTGTCAAATCATTTAAAACCTGCATTGTTAGACGTCACTTGACGTTCATGCTATTGTATtatttatgtacagtatataaagtgGTTGGTGAATAAACTCGTATTTGTACACCTCGTTGAACTGTTTTGGGGTTGCTGGGAAGTTGTAATAACAGAGACCGATGGCAAGCTACATAGATGATTGACATCTACATTGATATAATGATTGACGGTGGAAATGTAAGGTGAAAAACATGATACAGAAAACAAACCTAAACAAATCTACACGAGAAAATGTTTACAATCTAGACACACTGTCTTGTTTCATTTCACCAGATATTTGACTgaaaaacatgtattattttttaaacatgaaTGTCCTTAGGATGAGGTGGAGAATCCACCGCATTTTAAATGAATATACATTACTcccataaaaaaataaacaagaaaatAGTCATGATCCCACTATTGCCAGTAGTACCCTGTTGGTCAGTGAATCCATCTGCAGCTTCGTGACCTGTGAACCATAGTATGTGGGGTTTCCTCTAGTCTCCAGCAGGGGTCAGATGGCAGTGTTCCAGGCTTGGTGTATAAGAGGGTGGGCAGGAACAGAGACTGGTGTGATCCTGATCACCCTGTGTGGGTGGCTAAAGGGGTGGGAGAAGTCCCCACTTACCTCACAAACCAACTCGTCAGTTTTCTCATGaatttcttctctctcctgttctgtctctcaGCTTGTGGCCACCATGTTAGCTTCCTTCTGGCGTAGCCTGTCTTTCTGTCAGGGCAGAGGAaaggttttttgttttttttccattAGGGACAGTATGCAAACAGTGTCCACATACCACACTATACTGGCTTCTGAGGCCAAGTAAGGAAGTAAATAAGCCTTGTCCCAGCCAGAACGGCCCACAGGGCATGAGCCTGTCAGAGTTAGTCATGtctgagccagaacggcccaCAGGGCATGAGCCTGTCAGAGTTAGTCATGtctgagccagaacggcccaCAGGGCATGAGCCTGTCAGAGTTAGTCATGTCCCAGCCAGAACGGCCCACAGGGCATGAGCCTGTCAGAGTTAGTCATGtctgagccagaacggcccaCAGGGCATGAGCCTGCCAGAGTTAGTCATGTCCCAGCCAGAACGGCCCACAGGGCATGAGCCTGCCAGAGTTAGTCATGTCCCAGCCAGAACGGCCCACAGGGCATGAGCCTGTCAGAGAGCCTTAGTCATGtctgagccagaacggcccaCAGGGCATGAGCCTGCCAGGGCATGAGCCTGCCAGAGTTAGTCATGTCCCAGCCAGAACGGCCCACAGGGCATGAGCCTGCCAGAGTTAGTCATGTCCCAGCCAGAACGGCCCACAGGGCATGAGCCTGTCAGAGTTAGTCATGTCCCAGCCAGAACGGCCCACAGGGCATGAGCCTGTCAGAGTTAGTCATGTCCCAGCCAGAACGGCCCACAGGGCATGAGCCTATCAGAGTTAGTCATGtctgagccagaacggcccaCAGGGCATGAGCCTGCCAGAGTTAGTCATGtctgagccagaacggcccaCAGGGCATGAGCTTAATTCCCCTTTGAGGCCCAGTGGAATAATTATTATGATTGGAACAGTAGTTCAATAATTTAATCAAAACCAGGTTCTGGGATAGGTCAAAAAATATTATTTCCTGTTAACACTGTTTTGTTGAGTCTGAATCCAAACCAAGAAGATGGATGATGGTTTGCCTGTTTGATCCTACCTTATTTTGTAGAGCAGTGGTACTGTTGCTTTGACCCATAGGATCACACCAATAACTATGAATAtaactgtacctctctctctctctgtctctgtctcactctctgtctcactctctgtctcactctcactctctgtctctctctctcaatccaccAGGGCATGAAAGCCCAAAACagacagcacaggtactcacacgcaccaacggacatagtaacaataatggaccgcccaatggaaaccaaaagGCACATTTATACAAGtgctaatcagtgggaataggggacaggtgtgtgtagtgaaagttccggagggatccgtgaaaaaataatatatatatctacagtaccagtcaaaaatgtggacacaaactcattcaagggtttttctttatttttactattttttacattgtagaataacagtaaagacatcaaaactatgaaataacacttatggaatcatgtagtaaccaaaaaagtgttcaacaaatctaaatatatcttatatttgagattcttcaaagtagccaccctctaccttgatgacagctttgcactcttgtgtgccttgttaaaagttaatttgtggaatttctttccttcttaaagccaatcagttgtgttgtgacaaggtaagggtgggtggtatacagaagatagccctatttggtaaaataccaagtctatattatggcaagaacagctcaaataagcaaagagaaacgacagtccatcattactttaacacatgaaggtcagtcaatccgggaaatttcaagaactttgaaagtttcctcaagtgcagtcgcaaaaaccatcaagcactgtgatgacactggctctcatgaggaccgccacaggacaggaagacccacagttacctccgtagcagaggataagtttattagagttaccagcctcaaattccagagttcaagtaactgtcactccctgaccttcgtattctttgttttccttgttattttggttagttcagggtgtgacatgggtgatgtatgtgtttttgtcttgtctagggttgtttgtatgtttatggggctgtcaCCGTTCTAGgtattttgtatgtctatggttgcctagattggttctcaattagaggcagctgtctatcggtgtctctgattgggaaccatatttaggcagccatattctgtggctactttgtgggtgattgtttcctgtgtcagtgtttgtgccacacgggactgtttcgttgccagttcactttattattttgtatttgtgttcatgtttagtttttcttattaattaccatggacacctaccacgctgcatattggtccgatccttgtttcacctcttcagaggaagaggaggaaatctgccgtgacagtaacagacagatctcaacatcaactgttcagaggagactgagtgaatcaggccttcctgGTCGAATTGCAGCAAATAAataactactaaaggacaccagtaagtgaaaagaattgcttgggccaagaaacacgagcaatggacattagaccggttgaaacctgtcctttggtctgatgagtccaaatttgagatttttggttccaactgctgtgtctttgtgagacgcagagtaggtgaatgtgtgtggttcccaccatgaaggatggaggaagaggtgtgattgtgtgggggtgtttttctggtgacactgtctgttatttgtttaaaattcaaggcacacttccaggtgaagctggttgagagaatgccaaagtgtggaaagctgtcctcaaagggtggctactttgaagaattgaaaaattgaaaatatatttagatttgtttaacacttttttggttactacatgattccatatgtgttatttcatacctttgatgtctttactgttattctacaatgtagacaatagtacaaacaaagaaaaacccttgaatgactaggtgttctaaaacttttgactgttactgtatatatctctgTGTTAAATGCCTCTCTGTTCTCACCAGACTGTTAGGGTTGGTCTTCCTAGTCTCCACCTTCTTGTCTGCTGTAATCTTCTTCACTGACAGCTGGGCCTCTTTCAGcctgagagaaggagggaaggatggGGAAAAGAGGTTCACATCAGTCTCATAGtgagagtgctgatctaggatcctcTAAGATCATAGTGAATAACATTACATGgacaagggggagggagggggaggggacctgcactcctactctgagacacttgatgCATACGGCCCCAAAAGACAAGCTCACATCAGTCTCAGACCTAGTCATACAGGAGATTATGCTGTTTTAAGACATACAGACTACGTACTAGATAATACAGGGTCACATTGTTCAAAAAGACGGTCTAGATATAAGAACAGTGTTTCTCAGTCAGTCGGTGGGACCGGCAGCGTAATGTAGCTGATCCCACATGTGGGATGTCACATGTCGTAGAGAGTTATCTTTCTGATTTAGTCACTTCTCAGGCAGAGTTTTAGAAGCAAAATAATATATTTCCAAgtcaaaataatatatatatccaAGTCAAAATAATATATATCCAAGTCAAAATAATATATTTCCAAGTCAAAATAATATATATCCAAGTCAAAATAATATATATCCAAGTCAAAATAATATATATCCAAGTCAAAATAATATATATGGTATGCCACTAAGCACAtgtttttatccaaagtgacataCAGTGAATTAACACATTTTTAGTAGGTGTGAGTGatccctgtgggaattgaactTCTCTAGTCTAGGACATACAGGTCAACAGAAATTCATTGAGGTTGTAGGTGCAACTGGCAAAGGTTCAAACCCAGGGTGTTCTGCATGCCACAAGACTGAGTTAGCCCTCTAAGAAGAAGCCTAGGCATTaggtctccctctctcacccactcctCTCACccactcccccttctcctctcatcccctccctctcacccctctctccccctctccctttctctcaccccctctctctctctccccccctctcccccctctccctctctctcacctccccctctcctctctccccctctctctcacccacccctctctctctcccccttctcctct is part of the Oncorhynchus tshawytscha isolate Ot180627B linkage group LG18, Otsh_v2.0, whole genome shotgun sequence genome and encodes:
- the LOC112217953 gene encoding gremlin-1, producing MKKTSTVFASAMVLGLLFCPLRSAAVGGYQGASPHPYKYNSSPNESERLPQQPPQNGFVSRQMGPVTAADEVLESSQEALHVTERRYLKLDWCKTQPLKQAIHEEGCLSRTIINRFCYGQCNSFYIPRHIYQDDGAFQSCSTCKPKTFTTVTYTLNCPGQSPSTQKKRVQRVKTCHCASIDLD